A window of the Desulfopila inferna genome harbors these coding sequences:
- a CDS encoding class I SAM-dependent methyltransferase: protein MPAINLKEALQDILPQEEIDCMVRGYDVLGDVAIIIIPETLRHREKEIAEAVLRTSPHLRVVAGRDGIHSGEFRTILLRKIAGTGGLTTLLTEFGIRLHVDPQVVYFSPRSKNERHRIASLVECGERVLVMFSGIAPLPLMIGRHSEAAEVIGVEKNPEAHYLAVKNLKLNRRIKNVRLLCGDAGEIVPRLQGQFDRIAMPLPLTADKFLSCAIDALGAGGRLHYYDFQDKGQFDLAVDTLSQICKVKGRVLLGWKIHKCGHVSPGKYRICLDAKIE, encoded by the coding sequence TAAATCTGAAGGAGGCGTTGCAAGATATCCTCCCGCAGGAGGAAATCGACTGCATGGTGAGAGGGTATGACGTCCTCGGTGATGTGGCCATTATTATCATTCCAGAGACGCTTCGACACCGCGAAAAGGAGATTGCCGAGGCCGTACTCCGCACCTCTCCGCATCTTCGGGTAGTCGCCGGACGAGACGGCATCCACTCAGGCGAATTCCGCACGATCCTCCTGAGGAAGATTGCCGGAACGGGAGGGTTGACAACCCTGCTTACGGAATTCGGCATCAGGCTTCATGTCGATCCTCAAGTTGTCTATTTTTCTCCACGCAGCAAAAATGAACGCCATCGTATTGCCTCACTGGTTGAGTGCGGAGAACGGGTTCTGGTCATGTTTTCCGGAATCGCTCCATTGCCGTTAATGATAGGTCGGCACAGTGAAGCTGCCGAAGTCATCGGTGTTGAGAAGAATCCGGAGGCGCATTACCTGGCCGTTAAAAATCTGAAACTCAACCGTCGCATAAAAAATGTTCGTTTACTGTGTGGTGACGCCGGAGAGATAGTGCCGCGGCTGCAGGGTCAATTTGATCGGATTGCCATGCCGCTGCCGCTAACCGCCGACAAGTTCCTGTCTTGTGCAATAGATGCACTCGGTGCAGGTGGACGGTTGCATTATTATGATTTTCAGGATAAGGGTCAATTCGACCTGGCGGTGGATACGCTTTCCCAAATATGTAAAGTAAAAGGAAGAGTTCTGCTCGGTTGGAAAATTCACAAATGCGGCCATGTCAGCCCCGGGAAGTATCGGATCTGCCTAGACGCGAAAATCGAATAA